DNA from bacterium:
ACGACCGGTCTGAAGTAACAGAGTAGAGTATCATGCGTCATTTAAATTCCAAAATCTATTTGAACCGATCGAAGTCGCATCGCCGTGCGCTTTTGATGAACCTTGCGTTTTCCTTGTTTGAGCGCAAACGCATCACGACTACCCTTGCGAAAGCGCGCGCTGTTCGCAGTTATGCCGAGCGTTTAATAACGAAGGCGCGTACAGGAACGTTAGCGAATCGTCGGTTGGTGTTGGAAGAGATTCCGAACAAGGATCTCGTAAAACATTTATTCGACGAAATTGCACCACGCTTCAAGGATCGTCCCGGTGGTTACACGCGAATCGTGAAAACCGGATA
Protein-coding regions in this window:
- the rplQ gene encoding 50S ribosomal protein L17 translates to MRHLNSKIYLNRSKSHRRALLMNLAFSLFERKRITTTLAKARAVRSYAERLITKARTGTLANRRLVLEEIPNKDLVKHLFDEIAPRFKDRPGGYTRIVKTGYRVGDAAPMAFVELVGYEEEIMKAVQERIEAKENLKKEEKKPAIARSKGEKKTVSNESEVEKTAKKRWPRGKWHPGAKKGSAKKTAANPAK